Proteins from one Azospirillum ramasamyi genomic window:
- the tnpB gene encoding IS66 family insertion sequence element accessory protein TnpB (TnpB, as the term is used for proteins encoded by IS66 family insertion elements, is considered an accessory protein, since TnpC, encoded by a neighboring gene, is a DDE family transposase.) has product MIPVPSGVRVWLASGHTDMRKGWASLALLVQERFAQDPHSGHLFIFRGRRGDLVKIIWYDGQGSCLFMKRLERGRFIWPTPADGAVSISVGQMGYLLEGIDWRNPQKTWRPEAAG; this is encoded by the coding sequence ATGATCCCGGTGCCGAGTGGCGTGCGGGTGTGGCTGGCCAGCGGACACACCGACATGCGCAAGGGCTGGGCAAGCTTGGCGCTTCTGGTGCAGGAACGCTTCGCCCAAGACCCGCACAGCGGCCATCTCTTCATCTTCCGCGGGCGCCGCGGCGATCTGGTGAAGATCATCTGGTATGACGGCCAGGGCAGTTGCCTGTTCATGAAGAGGCTGGAGCGGGGCCGCTTCATCTGGCCCACGCCGGCGGACGGCGCGGTGTCGATCTCGGTTGGGCAGATGGGTTATCTGCTCGAAGGCATCGACTGGCGCAACCCGCAGAAGACCTGGCGTCCCGAGGCCGCGGGGTGA
- the tnpA gene encoding IS66-like element accessory protein TnpA: MAYQRVEVLTGTERRRNYTPAEKVRMVEEAFRPGVVVTEAARRLGVHESLLYRWRGLMQASGSAVAEPSSFVAVTITPEPTVTEPPVLEPPEPLPPPATLATSPAILEVILPGGARLRLEGPVDPALAAAVIGALA, from the coding sequence ATGGCTTACCAGCGGGTCGAGGTTCTGACGGGAACGGAGCGGCGGCGGAATTACACGCCGGCGGAGAAGGTCCGAATGGTCGAGGAGGCGTTCCGCCCCGGCGTGGTGGTGACGGAAGCGGCCCGCCGGCTGGGCGTGCACGAAAGTCTGCTATACCGCTGGCGAGGGCTGATGCAGGCGAGCGGGAGCGCGGTGGCCGAACCGTCCAGCTTCGTCGCAGTGACCATCACGCCGGAGCCGACCGTAACAGAACCGCCGGTCTTGGAGCCCCCTGAACCATTGCCGCCTCCAGCGACGCTGGCCACGAGCCCAGCGATCCTCGAGGTCATCCTGCCCGGCGGGGCACGCCTGCGTCTGGAAGGGCCGGTCGATCCGGCTCTGGCGGCGGCCGTCATCGGTGCTCTGGCATGA